In one window of Duganella dendranthematis DNA:
- a CDS encoding helix-turn-helix domain-containing protein has product MTKYQRDANGKPRLTTVPKVRLYVENPEEKDNWFVNIGHVTERGRWRTEPHAHPHYGQVIFVRNGRGVMNLEGHSVPFEAPCALLLPNESVHGLDYEVDVDRWVVTIEVSYLQQINSKLQDFIKLWASPRVIPLSYAAESAEEFFNVISKLSHEVAAKTIGHVVGTEALLTSLLLMLVRGAHMEELESKVASGSEVRLADRFRELIDQHYRENLQLQNYASMMGVSLVQLRAACAAAAGQSPTKMIHARLITEAKRNLIFGDMAMEQIAYWLGFTDAAYFTRFFRKEVGQTPSQFRIVARRS; this is encoded by the coding sequence ATGACAAAGTATCAACGCGATGCCAACGGCAAACCCCGACTGACGACCGTGCCCAAGGTGCGGCTGTATGTCGAGAATCCGGAGGAAAAGGACAACTGGTTCGTCAACATCGGCCACGTGACCGAACGTGGCCGATGGCGCACCGAGCCGCACGCACACCCGCACTACGGGCAGGTGATCTTCGTGCGCAACGGCCGCGGCGTGATGAATCTGGAAGGGCATAGCGTGCCGTTCGAGGCGCCGTGCGCGCTGCTGCTGCCGAATGAATCGGTGCACGGGCTGGACTACGAGGTGGACGTGGACCGCTGGGTGGTCACCATCGAGGTGTCGTATCTGCAGCAGATCAACAGCAAGCTGCAGGACTTCATCAAGCTGTGGGCGTCGCCGCGCGTGATCCCGCTGTCGTATGCGGCGGAGTCGGCGGAGGAGTTCTTCAATGTGATCAGCAAGCTGTCGCATGAAGTGGCTGCCAAGACCATCGGCCATGTGGTCGGCACCGAGGCGCTGCTGACGTCACTGCTGCTGATGCTGGTGCGCGGCGCGCACATGGAGGAGCTGGAAAGCAAGGTCGCCAGCGGCAGCGAGGTGCGGCTGGCCGACCGCTTCCGTGAGCTGATCGATCAGCATTACCGCGAGAATCTGCAATTGCAGAATTACGCATCGATGATGGGGGTGTCGCTGGTGCAGTTGCGGGCGGCGTGCGCGGCGGCGGCGGGGCAGAGTCCGACCAAGATGATCCATGCGCGGCTGATTACCGAGGCCAAGCGCAACCTGATCTTCGGCGATATGGCGATGGAGCAGATTGCGTACTGGCTGGGCTTCACCGACGCGGCGTATTTCACGCGCTTCTTCCGCAAGGAAGTGGGGCAGACGCCAAGCCAGTTCCGGATTGTCGCGCGCCGTTCTTAG
- the tyrS gene encoding tyrosine--tRNA ligase → MTTSSSIPSAPSKALPLTDNVLEALAITKRGVDELLIESEFAQKLARSEQSGVPLRIKLGLDPTAPDLHLGHTVVLNKMRQLQDLGHQVIFLIGDFTSMIGDPSGRNATRPPLTKEQVEQNAMTYFKQASLVLDPAKTEIRYNSEWCDPLGARGMIQLASRYTVARMMERDDFTKRFKNGTPIAVHEFLYPLMQGYDSVALKSDLELGGTDQKFNLLVGRELQKDYGQEPQCILTMPLLEGLDGVEKMSKSKNNYIGITEPGNTMFAKIMSVSDEMMWKYFDLLSFRSIADVAALKAAVAAGGNPRDAKVAIAQEIVARFHSQQAAEDALADFVNRSKGGIPDDIPEVALGGAPLGVAQLLKQANLCASTSEAMRMVEQGGVRVDGTVISDKTLQLQAGTFVLQVGKRKFARVTLSA, encoded by the coding sequence ATGACTACTTCTTCTTCGATACCGTCGGCTCCCTCTAAAGCGTTGCCTTTGACTGACAACGTCCTGGAGGCGCTCGCCATCACCAAACGCGGTGTCGACGAGTTGCTGATTGAAAGTGAGTTCGCCCAAAAGCTGGCGCGCTCGGAACAAAGCGGTGTGCCGCTGCGCATTAAGCTGGGCCTGGATCCAACCGCGCCCGACCTGCATTTAGGCCACACCGTGGTGCTGAACAAAATGCGCCAGCTGCAAGACCTCGGCCATCAAGTGATCTTCCTGATCGGCGACTTCACCTCGATGATCGGTGATCCGTCCGGCCGTAACGCCACCCGTCCGCCGCTGACCAAGGAACAGGTCGAGCAAAACGCGATGACTTACTTTAAGCAAGCCTCGCTGGTGCTGGACCCGGCCAAGACCGAAATCCGCTACAACTCCGAATGGTGCGACCCGCTGGGTGCGCGCGGCATGATTCAACTGGCCTCGCGCTACACGGTGGCGCGCATGATGGAGCGCGACGATTTCACCAAACGCTTTAAAAATGGCACGCCGATTGCCGTGCACGAATTCCTGTACCCGCTGATGCAAGGCTACGACTCGGTGGCGCTGAAGTCCGACCTGGAACTGGGCGGCACCGACCAGAAATTCAACCTGCTGGTCGGCCGCGAACTGCAAAAGGACTATGGTCAGGAGCCTCAATGTATTTTGACCATGCCTCTGCTGGAAGGTTTGGACGGCGTTGAAAAAATGTCGAAATCGAAGAACAACTACATCGGCATCACCGAGCCGGGCAACACCATGTTCGCCAAGATCATGAGTGTTTCCGACGAGATGATGTGGAAATACTTCGACTTGCTGTCGTTCCGCTCGATCGCCGATGTGGCTGCGCTGAAGGCTGCCGTGGCCGCCGGCGGCAATCCGCGTGACGCCAAAGTCGCCATCGCACAGGAAATCGTCGCACGTTTCCACTCGCAGCAGGCCGCCGAAGATGCGCTGGCCGACTTCGTCAACCGCTCGAAAGGCGGCATCCCGGACGACATTCCGGAGGTGGCGCTGGGCGGCGCGCCGCTGGGTGTGGCCCAGTTGTTGAAGCAGGCCAACCTGTGCGCGTCGACCTCGGAAGCGATGCGCATGGTCGAGCAGGGCGGCGTGCGCGTTGACGGTACCGTGATCAGCGACAAAACCTTGCAGCTGCAAGCCGGCACTTTCGTGCTGCAAGTCGGCAAGCGCAAGTTTGCGCGCGTGACCTTGTCGGCATGA
- a CDS encoding histidine phosphatase family protein codes for MTHTTILLIRHGETAWNAVRRLQGHIDIPLNEEGERQAAALGRALAAEKLDAVLSSDLQRAMQTAQAVAAHHAGITPSSDAQLRERAYGVFEGMLYQDIQDEYPADFQLWQSRDIDAMMPHGDRMAESFRQFYDRVIAALRGVAARHPGQTVAVVAHGGVLECAYREARGIQLDSPRDFQVKNASINRFDVADGKLVLTSWGEVDHLAPAAMDDVI; via the coding sequence ATGACTCACACCACCATTCTGCTGATCCGCCACGGCGAGACGGCCTGGAACGCCGTGCGCCGCCTGCAAGGCCATATCGACATCCCGCTGAACGAGGAGGGCGAACGCCAGGCTGCGGCGCTGGGCCGCGCGCTGGCCGCAGAAAAGCTGGACGCCGTACTCAGCAGCGACTTGCAGCGCGCCATGCAGACAGCCCAGGCGGTAGCCGCGCATCATGCCGGCATCACGCCGAGCAGCGATGCGCAGCTACGCGAACGTGCCTACGGCGTGTTCGAAGGCATGCTGTACCAGGACATACAGGACGAATATCCGGCCGACTTCCAGCTGTGGCAGTCGCGCGATATCGACGCCATGATGCCGCACGGCGACCGCATGGCGGAAAGCTTCCGCCAGTTTTACGACCGCGTGATCGCCGCGCTGCGCGGGGTGGCCGCGCGCCATCCGGGCCAGACCGTGGCGGTGGTGGCGCACGGCGGCGTGCTGGAGTGCGCCTACCGCGAAGCGCGCGGCATCCAGCTCGACAGTCCGCGCGACTTCCAGGTCAAAAACGCCAGCATTAACCGCTTCGACGTCGCCGACGGCAAGTTGGTACTCACTAGCTGGGGCGAGGTGGACCACCTTGCGCCGGCCGCCATGGACGATGTTATTTAG
- the dusB gene encoding tRNA dihydrouridine synthase DusB: MAGVTDRPFRQLCKELGAGYAVSEMAASNPRLWATEKSSRRTDHTGEMEPKAVQIAGADPKDLADCARFNVERGAQIIDINMGCPVKKVCNAWCGSALLQDEELVKRIVDAVVGAVDVPVTLKFRTGWDRDNKNALNIARIAEDAGIAMLTLHGRTRADGYKGDAEYDMIAAVKKSVSIPVVANGDITSPEKAKFVLDYTGADAVMVGRAAQGRPWIFREIDYYLRTGQHLPAPLVDEVRALMDEHLRGHYAFYGDYLGVRTARKHIGWYVRDLQGGEEFRQKMNLLESVDEQLLAVDQFFESQWRYGERLQYRLAEDLQAA; the protein is encoded by the coding sequence ATGGCGGGCGTGACGGATCGTCCTTTCCGCCAGCTGTGCAAGGAGCTGGGCGCGGGCTATGCGGTGTCTGAAATGGCGGCCTCCAACCCGCGCCTGTGGGCGACGGAAAAGAGTTCCCGCCGCACCGACCACACCGGCGAGATGGAGCCGAAAGCGGTGCAGATCGCCGGCGCCGATCCCAAGGATCTGGCCGATTGCGCGCGCTTCAACGTCGAGCGCGGCGCGCAGATCATCGATATCAATATGGGCTGCCCGGTCAAGAAGGTGTGCAACGCCTGGTGCGGCTCGGCCCTGTTGCAGGACGAAGAACTGGTCAAGCGCATCGTCGATGCGGTGGTCGGCGCGGTGGATGTGCCGGTCACGCTGAAGTTCCGCACCGGCTGGGACCGCGACAACAAGAACGCGCTGAACATTGCCCGCATCGCCGAGGACGCCGGTATCGCCATGCTGACCCTGCATGGCCGCACCCGCGCCGACGGCTACAAAGGTGACGCCGAGTACGACATGATCGCGGCGGTCAAGAAATCGGTTTCAATCCCGGTGGTGGCCAACGGCGACATCACCTCGCCGGAGAAGGCCAAATTCGTGCTGGACTACACCGGCGCCGACGCCGTCATGGTCGGCCGCGCGGCGCAGGGCCGGCCGTGGATCTTCCGCGAGATCGATTATTACCTGCGCACCGGCCAGCATCTGCCGGCGCCGCTGGTGGACGAGGTGCGGGCGCTGATGGACGAGCACCTGCGCGGCCACTACGCCTTCTACGGCGACTACCTCGGCGTGCGCACCGCGCGCAAGCACATCGGCTGGTATGTGCGCGACCTGCAGGGCGGCGAGGAGTTCCGTCAGAAAATGAACCTGCTGGAATCCGTCGACGAACAGTTACTTGCCGTCGACCAATTCTTCGAATCGCAATGGCGGTACGGCGAACGGTTACAATACCGCCTCGCTGAAGATTTGCAGGCCGCCTGA
- a CDS encoding M23 family metallopeptidase, with product MNQIHKFTSSRLFGLLGSTRKARIISASALFLAVCAFGAAGVAPLAPDASDLPVKTVQEAVVVPDLSAQINSLEQQSSNAHFVHEEKIRAGDTLATLLTRLGVDDDAAENFIKKDKVAKGVMQLKTGKRVQAQTDDEGNLQWLRATVVDGKDDPVTNIKITRQGNGFVASAEPAKLERRVEMHARNITSTLYAATDSSEDGAKLPDNIVKQIIEMFSTNVDFRGDLKRGDSFNVVYETFWQDGEFVRAGRVLAGELTNKGTTYQSVWFEDPQSKQGGGYYSYDGKSLKKAFLKSPVEFSRISSGFAMRVHPLSGQWKQHKGIDFPAPTGTPIRAAGDGVVDFAGTQNGYGNFVVLKHWSNYTTAYAHMSRFAPGLKKGARVSQGDIIGYVGTTGWSTGAHLHYEFRVAGEAKDPGKMNVQAQAPLTASEMSRFKVYSNDMMHRFALLRPAGSGGGTRMASVAAK from the coding sequence ATGAACCAAATACATAAATTCACAAGCTCACGCTTGTTCGGTCTGCTAGGTTCTACGCGCAAGGCGCGCATCATCAGCGCGTCTGCATTGTTTCTCGCAGTATGTGCTTTTGGTGCGGCAGGCGTAGCGCCGCTCGCGCCTGACGCGTCGGATCTGCCCGTGAAAACTGTTCAGGAAGCGGTTGTGGTTCCTGACCTGAGCGCACAGATCAATAGCCTGGAACAACAGTCTTCTAACGCGCACTTCGTGCACGAAGAGAAAATTCGCGCCGGCGACACGCTGGCCACCTTGTTGACCCGCCTGGGCGTGGACGACGATGCAGCCGAGAACTTTATCAAAAAAGATAAGGTTGCCAAAGGCGTGATGCAGCTCAAGACCGGCAAGCGCGTACAAGCGCAGACCGACGACGAGGGCAACCTGCAGTGGCTGCGCGCCACCGTGGTGGACGGCAAAGACGATCCAGTCACCAACATCAAGATCACCCGCCAGGGCAACGGCTTCGTTGCCAGCGCCGAGCCAGCCAAGCTGGAACGCCGCGTCGAAATGCACGCGCGTAACATTACCTCGACCCTGTACGCGGCAACCGACTCCAGCGAAGATGGCGCCAAGCTGCCGGACAATATCGTCAAGCAAATCATTGAGATGTTCTCCACCAACGTCGACTTCCGCGGCGACCTGAAGCGCGGCGACAGCTTTAACGTGGTGTACGAGACGTTCTGGCAGGATGGCGAGTTCGTGCGCGCCGGTCGTGTGCTGGCGGGCGAACTGACCAATAAAGGCACGACCTATCAATCGGTGTGGTTTGAAGATCCGCAAAGCAAGCAAGGCGGCGGTTACTACAGCTACGACGGCAAATCCCTGAAAAAAGCGTTCCTGAAATCGCCGGTGGAGTTTTCGCGTATTTCGTCCGGTTTCGCGATGCGCGTGCATCCGCTGTCCGGCCAATGGAAACAGCACAAGGGCATCGACTTCCCGGCGCCGACTGGCACCCCGATCCGCGCAGCGGGCGACGGCGTGGTTGATTTCGCCGGCACCCAGAACGGCTACGGCAATTTCGTCGTGCTTAAGCACTGGAGCAACTACACCACCGCTTACGCCCACATGAGCCGCTTTGCACCAGGCCTGAAAAAAGGCGCGCGCGTCAGCCAGGGCGACATCATCGGCTACGTCGGCACTACCGGCTGGTCGACCGGCGCTCACCTGCATTACGAATTCCGCGTCGCTGGCGAAGCCAAAGACCCGGGCAAAATGAACGTGCAGGCCCAGGCGCCGTTGACGGCGTCCGAAATGAGCCGCTTCAAAGTCTATTCCAACGACATGATGCACCGCTTCGCGTTGCTGCGCCCGGCCGGATCAGGCGGCGGTACCCGCATGGCGTCAGTCGCCGCCAAATAA
- the purH gene encoding bifunctional phosphoribosylaminoimidazolecarboxamide formyltransferase/IMP cyclohydrolase, with translation MIKQALISVSDKTGVLDFARALSAMGVNILSTGGTAKLLADNGVAVTEVADYTGFPEMLDGRVKTLHPKVHGGILARRDFPDHVAKLEEHSIPTIDMVVVNLYPFQATVAKDDCTLDDAIENIDIGGPAMLRSAAKNHKDVVVICDPADYGVVLAEMKTTDNAPGYVSYETRFTLATKVYSHTAQYDGAIANYLTSLDATRSHGSRSAYPAKLNVAFEKVQDMRYGENPHQSAAFYRDVIKTDGALANYKQLQGKELSFNNIADADAAWECVKSMGGFDQSAACVIVKHANPCGVALGSNAVEAYKRALQTDPTSAFGGIIAFNVDVDAAAATELAKLFVEVLIAPSFTDEAKQILSAKQNVRLLEIPLGNGVNAMDFKRVGGGLLVQSADSKNVLLADVKVVSKKQPTQQELQDMMFAWRVAKYVKSNAIVFCGNNMTLGVGAGQMSRIDSARIASIKAQNAGLSLAGSVVASDAFFPFRDGLDVVVDAGATCVIHPGGSMRDQEVIDAADERGVVMVYTGTRHFRH, from the coding sequence ATGATTAAACAAGCTCTCATCTCCGTCTCCGACAAAACCGGTGTGTTGGACTTCGCCCGCGCGCTGTCCGCCATGGGTGTCAACATCCTGTCGACCGGCGGCACCGCCAAACTGCTGGCCGACAACGGCGTCGCCGTGACCGAAGTGGCCGACTACACCGGTTTCCCGGAGATGCTGGACGGCCGCGTCAAGACGCTGCACCCGAAAGTGCACGGCGGCATCCTGGCCCGTCGCGATTTCCCGGACCACGTGGCCAAGCTGGAAGAGCACAGCATTCCAACCATCGACATGGTGGTGGTCAACCTGTACCCGTTCCAGGCCACGGTCGCCAAGGATGACTGCACGCTGGACGACGCCATCGAGAACATCGACATCGGCGGCCCGGCCATGCTGCGTTCCGCCGCCAAGAACCACAAGGACGTGGTGGTGATCTGCGACCCGGCCGACTACGGCGTGGTGCTGGCGGAAATGAAGACCACCGACAATGCCCCAGGCTACGTCAGCTACGAGACCCGCTTCACGCTGGCCACCAAGGTCTACTCGCACACCGCGCAGTACGACGGCGCCATCGCCAACTACCTGACCAGCCTGGACGCGACCCGTTCGCACGGCAGCCGCAGCGCCTATCCAGCCAAGCTGAACGTGGCGTTTGAAAAAGTGCAGGACATGCGCTATGGCGAGAATCCGCACCAGTCGGCGGCGTTCTACCGCGACGTCATCAAGACCGACGGCGCGCTGGCCAACTACAAGCAGCTGCAAGGCAAGGAACTATCGTTCAACAACATCGCCGACGCCGATGCGGCGTGGGAATGCGTCAAGAGCATGGGCGGCTTCGACCAGTCGGCCGCCTGCGTCATCGTCAAGCACGCCAATCCGTGCGGCGTGGCGCTCGGCAGCAATGCCGTCGAAGCCTACAAGCGCGCGCTGCAGACCGATCCGACGTCGGCGTTTGGCGGCATCATCGCCTTCAACGTCGATGTGGACGCGGCCGCCGCGACCGAGCTGGCCAAGCTGTTCGTGGAAGTGCTGATCGCGCCGTCGTTCACCGACGAAGCCAAGCAGATCCTGTCGGCCAAGCAGAATGTGCGTCTGCTGGAAATCCCATTGGGCAACGGCGTCAACGCGATGGACTTCAAGCGCGTTGGCGGCGGCCTGCTGGTGCAGTCGGCGGATTCGAAGAACGTGCTGCTGGCCGACGTCAAGGTGGTCAGCAAGAAGCAGCCTACCCAGCAGGAACTGCAGGACATGATGTTTGCATGGCGCGTGGCCAAGTACGTCAAATCGAACGCCATCGTCTTCTGTGGCAATAACATGACGCTGGGTGTGGGCGCCGGTCAGATGAGCCGTATCGACTCGGCCCGTATCGCTTCGATCAAGGCGCAGAATGCTGGCTTGTCGCTGGCCGGTTCGGTGGTGGCGTCGGACGCCTTCTTCCCGTTCCGCGACGGCCTGGATGTGGTGGTTGACGCCGGCGCGACCTGCGTGATCCACCCAGGTGGCTCGATGCGCGACCAGGAAGTGATCGACGCCGCCGACGAGCGCGGCGTGGTGATGGTGTACACCGGCACCCGTCACTTCCGCCATTAA
- the dtd gene encoding D-aminoacyl-tRNA deacylase has product MIALLQRVSSASVVVDGATIGAIDAGLLVLVCAERNDTEKDADALLTKLLAYRVFGDDAGKMNRSVTDIAGGLLLVPQFTLAADTKSGTRPSFTPAAAPADGLGLFSYFVEQARGKHAKVEAGQFGADMKVSLTNDGPVTFWLQTNAK; this is encoded by the coding sequence ATGATCGCGCTGCTGCAACGCGTCAGCAGTGCCAGCGTGGTGGTCGATGGCGCGACCATCGGCGCCATCGACGCCGGCTTGCTGGTGCTGGTGTGCGCCGAGCGCAACGATACCGAAAAGGACGCGGACGCCTTGCTGACCAAGCTGCTGGCTTACCGCGTGTTCGGCGACGATGCTGGCAAGATGAACCGTAGCGTGACCGATATCGCCGGCGGTCTGCTGCTGGTGCCGCAATTCACGTTGGCGGCCGACACCAAGTCCGGCACGCGGCCGTCGTTCACGCCGGCTGCGGCGCCTGCCGATGGCTTGGGTTTATTTAGTTACTTTGTCGAACAGGCGCGCGGGAAGCACGCCAAGGTGGAAGCCGGCCAATTCGGCGCCGACATGAAAGTGTCGCTGACCAACGATGGCCCGGTAACCTTCTGGCTGCAAACCAACGCGAAATAG
- a CDS encoding ABC transporter substrate-binding protein: MATKVKLKIAIADHPHTIAIKNGSIPIEGVEAEFVTVKPQIGAFRRMVRDVEFDVCELAPTTYIIARAYGAPFVALPIFVVRRFHHGGLLVRPDANINHPKDLEGKQVGVRAYSVTTGVWNRQVLIDEFGLDASKVTWVVDDEEHVTQLKLPANVIHAAADTSLADMMAKGELVAGLEGAAGIGRTGAPTGGWQEVEADYPDLLPNAAEIEKEYYARTGVYPMHGTIVVKDSVLAEHPWIAQSLYKAFDQAKQEWLAKLDSGEITDKKYQALQEIVGHDPLPYGIADNLKTIETLEATAFKQGLTPRRMALHELFVDPNAI; this comes from the coding sequence TTGGCCACCAAAGTGAAGCTCAAGATCGCCATCGCCGATCATCCCCACACCATCGCCATCAAGAACGGTTCGATTCCGATCGAGGGCGTGGAAGCGGAGTTCGTCACCGTCAAACCGCAGATCGGCGCCTTCCGCCGCATGGTGCGCGATGTCGAATTCGATGTCTGCGAACTGGCGCCCACCACCTACATCATCGCCCGCGCCTACGGTGCGCCGTTTGTCGCACTGCCGATCTTCGTCGTGCGCCGCTTCCACCACGGCGGCCTGCTGGTGCGGCCGGACGCCAACATCAACCACCCAAAAGACCTGGAAGGCAAGCAAGTCGGCGTGCGCGCCTACTCGGTCACCACCGGCGTCTGGAACCGCCAGGTGCTGATCGACGAATTCGGCCTCGACGCCTCCAAGGTCACCTGGGTGGTCGACGATGAAGAACACGTCACCCAACTCAAGCTGCCGGCCAACGTCATCCACGCCGCCGCCGACACCTCGCTGGCCGACATGATGGCCAAGGGCGAACTGGTGGCCGGCCTGGAAGGCGCGGCAGGCATTGGCCGCACCGGCGCGCCGACCGGCGGCTGGCAGGAAGTGGAAGCCGACTATCCGGACCTGCTGCCCAACGCCGCCGAAATCGAAAAGGAATACTACGCCCGCACCGGCGTCTATCCGATGCACGGCACCATCGTGGTCAAGGACTCGGTGCTGGCCGAGCATCCGTGGATCGCGCAGTCGCTCTACAAAGCCTTCGACCAGGCCAAGCAGGAATGGCTGGCCAAGCTGGACTCGGGCGAAATCACCGACAAGAAATACCAGGCGCTGCAAGAAATCGTCGGCCACGACCCGCTGCCCTACGGCATTGCCGACAACCTGAAGACCATCGAGACGCTGGAAGCGACCGCCTTCAAGCAGGGCCTGACGCCGCGCCGCATGGCGCTGCACGAACTGTTCGTCGATCCGAACGCGATCTAA
- the ruvC gene encoding crossover junction endodeoxyribonuclease RuvC: protein MIILGIDPGLRTTGFGVIHKQGSKLLYIASGTIKSGEGGLPARLKVILDGVGEVARTYSPDCAAIEQVFVNVNPQSTLLLGQARGAAICALVSAELSVAEYSPTQIKQAVVGTGRAVKAQMQDMVARLLKLPGLPGTDAADALGIAICHAHSRETLTLIAGATNTTANGPLAGLRMRRGRLVG, encoded by the coding sequence ATGATAATTCTCGGCATCGACCCCGGCTTGCGCACCACCGGCTTTGGCGTCATCCACAAGCAGGGCAGCAAGCTGCTCTACATTGCCTCCGGCACCATCAAGAGCGGCGAGGGCGGTTTGCCGGCGCGGCTCAAGGTGATCCTGGACGGCGTGGGTGAAGTCGCGCGCACTTATTCCCCGGACTGCGCCGCCATCGAACAGGTATTCGTCAACGTCAACCCGCAATCGACGCTGCTGCTGGGCCAGGCCCGCGGCGCGGCAATCTGCGCGCTGGTATCAGCCGAGCTGAGCGTGGCCGAGTATTCGCCGACACAAATCAAACAAGCGGTGGTTGGCACAGGCCGCGCGGTCAAGGCGCAGATGCAGGACATGGTCGCGCGTCTGCTGAAATTGCCCGGCCTGCCAGGCACCGATGCCGCCGATGCGCTCGGTATCGCCATTTGCCACGCCCACAGCCGCGAAACGCTGACGCTGATCGCCGGCGCCACCAACACCACCGCCAACGGCCCGCTGGCCGGGCTGCGCATGCGGCGCGGCCGGCTGGTTGGCTAA
- a CDS encoding helix-turn-helix domain-containing protein — MSKESIQEVVQKSLEEYFADLGEQQASNIYDMVVLTVEKPILEVVMTRADGNQSHAAQMLGINRNTLRKKLQEHGLL; from the coding sequence ATGAGCAAAGAAAGTATCCAGGAAGTAGTCCAGAAGAGTCTCGAAGAATACTTCGCCGACCTGGGCGAGCAGCAGGCTTCGAACATCTACGACATGGTCGTGCTGACCGTCGAGAAACCGATACTGGAAGTGGTCATGACGCGGGCCGACGGCAATCAGTCGCATGCCGCGCAGATGCTGGGCATCAACCGCAATACCTTGCGCAAGAAATTACAGGAACACGGCCTGCTGTAA
- a CDS encoding anhydro-N-acetylmuramic acid kinase, with product MTLYIGLMSGTSLDGVDGALAQFDGDATTTVAAAYIAFPPLLRAELMALQASGDNEIEREAMAANQLAQYYAQCVAELLRVSGRAPQDVRAVAVHGQTIRHRPELGFTRQTNNPALLAELCGIDVIADFRSRDVAAGGQGAPLVPAFHQALFGKEGQPRVVANIGGISNISVLSGDGRVVGFDTGPGNVLMDGWIHRHRRQEYDADGAWAASGKVVPALLDELLKEPYLARPAPKSTGRELFHLAWLDARLAAHTAAAPEDVQRTLTEYTAVTLADAIKAYGGGADAVYICGGGAYNSVLMQALGAALGNQVMVASTQALGVAPNCVEALAFAWLGYRFMERLAGNLPAVTGAKGERVLGALYPR from the coding sequence ATGACGTTGTATATCGGTTTAATGTCGGGCACCAGCCTGGACGGCGTGGACGGCGCGCTGGCGCAGTTTGACGGCGATGCCACCACCACGGTGGCGGCGGCCTACATCGCCTTCCCGCCGCTGCTGCGGGCCGAGCTGATGGCGCTGCAAGCCAGCGGCGACAATGAGATCGAACGCGAGGCGATGGCCGCCAACCAGCTGGCGCAGTATTACGCCCAGTGCGTGGCCGAGCTGCTGCGCGTCTCGGGCCGCGCGCCGCAAGATGTGCGCGCGGTGGCGGTGCATGGCCAGACCATCCGCCATCGTCCCGAGCTGGGTTTTACGCGCCAGACCAACAACCCTGCCCTGCTGGCCGAGCTGTGCGGCATTGATGTGATTGCGGATTTCCGCAGCCGCGACGTCGCCGCCGGCGGCCAGGGCGCGCCGCTGGTGCCGGCCTTCCACCAGGCTTTGTTTGGCAAGGAGGGCCAGCCGCGCGTGGTGGCGAATATCGGCGGCATTTCCAATATCAGCGTACTGAGCGGCGATGGCCGCGTGGTCGGCTTCGATACCGGTCCCGGCAATGTACTGATGGATGGCTGGATCCACCGTCACCGCCGCCAGGAATACGACGCCGACGGCGCGTGGGCGGCCAGCGGCAAGGTGGTGCCGGCCTTGCTGGACGAACTGCTGAAAGAGCCGTATCTGGCGCGTCCGGCGCCGAAGAGCACCGGCCGCGAGCTGTTCCATCTGGCATGGCTGGATGCGCGCCTGGCAGCGCACACGGCGGCCGCGCCGGAAGACGTGCAGCGCACGCTGACCGAATACACGGCCGTCACGCTGGCGGATGCCATCAAGGCCTATGGCGGCGGCGCGGATGCGGTCTATATCTGCGGCGGCGGCGCCTACAACAGCGTGCTGATGCAGGCGCTGGGAGCAGCCTTGGGCAATCAGGTGATGGTGGCGTCGACGCAGGCGCTGGGCGTGGCGCCCAACTGTGTGGAAGCGCTGGCGTTCGCGTGGCTGGGCTACCGCTTCATGGAACGGCTGGCCGGCAACCTGCCGGCCGTCACCGGCGCCAAGGGCGAACGCGTTCTCGGCGCACTCTACCCGCGCTGA
- a CDS encoding YbhB/YbcL family Raf kinase inhibitor-like protein, giving the protein MKLSSDSFRNRAAMPAVHAAGGGNRHPQLRWRDVPAGTASFVVLCLAADRPDGDFCHWSVVNLPPTMLSLAAGALPGNAETVLDGVPLRQGLSDNGRPGYDGPGPLPDAARHYIFRIYALDVPRLELPASFCCADVLRAIYGHIIDEAQLIGAYPNK; this is encoded by the coding sequence ATGAAGCTTTCCAGCGACAGTTTCCGCAACCGCGCCGCGATGCCGGCGGTGCACGCAGCCGGGGGCGGCAACCGCCACCCGCAACTGCGCTGGCGCGACGTGCCGGCCGGTACCGCCTCGTTTGTGGTGCTGTGCCTGGCTGCGGACAGGCCGGATGGCGATTTTTGTCACTGGAGCGTGGTGAACCTGCCGCCGACAATGTTGTCGCTGGCCGCCGGCGCGCTGCCCGGCAATGCCGAAACCGTGCTGGACGGCGTGCCGCTGCGCCAGGGGCTGAGCGACAACGGCCGTCCCGGCTATGACGGCCCCGGCCCGTTGCCGGACGCCGCCCGCCACTATATTTTCCGCATCTACGCGCTGGACGTGCCCCGGCTGGAACTGCCGGCCAGCTTCTGCTGCGCCGACGTGTTGCGCGCCATTTACGGCCATATCATCGATGAAGCGCAGCTGATCGGCGCATATCCTAACAAATAA